Genomic segment of Colletotrichum destructivum chromosome 5, complete sequence:
GCGGTGTTTGCGCTTCCATTCGTCGGTGTGCTGTTCCCGGGATAACCTTGGACCTGCTGTCCCGTAGCAGAACGTGAGGCGGGTTGCGACTGGGACCTCAATGAGCTTCCAGAAGTTGAAGCACCCGACTctggcgtcgccgacgacctctgGAGCCCCCTGCGATACTCGGGAGAATTGGCGGCCGCGGtagccggcgacgacggataAGCGAACCCGGCCTGACCATAGTAGGCAGCCATCGGAACGCCATACACGCTGTACCAGTCCTGGGGGCCAGCGATGGGAGCACTGAGTGGCGGGTTGTCAAACGAGTTGGTCCGGGGACGCTCCGAGCCCTGCTGGGAAGTCGAAGATGGGCCCTGCATCCTTTGGGCGGCATGCATCTGGGCCGCCATCTGAGCCTGGACTTGCTGATAAACCTGGGATTGAGTATAGAGCTGGAACCGAATGTTATTTTCCTGTTGTAACTGGGCGGCCATGGCTGCACCTACAAGCGCGGGGTATTGCTGATGTGACTGGGCCTGCTGCGCGTACCATGCGAGCTCCTGGGGCGTCATGGCGACCGAAGGCATATACATGGTGTTGGTATCGTAAGCCACGCTTGAAGAGGCTCTGCGGTTCGAGTTCGTATTCCGGTGGAAGTTGTTTGAGTGCCGTCCTCGGTAGTTACCCCGTCCCCCTCTCCCGGAATGTTGTTGCGAAGAACTCCGAATCATGACAGGCCGTGCTTGTGTCGGCGGTCGCTGGAACGTTGGTGTTTCTTCCTTGGGGTAGACATACTTTTCGCAGCATTCGTCCAACTTCCCTTCCGAAATCAGGTTGAAAGCTCGTCGCAGCTCCAAGTGAAGACCGCGGAACGAATACTCATCCGCAGTGTTGCCCAAGTTGCGAATGGTATTAAATGGCTCCTCCACGCACAAATGGTTATTAATGCCGATGTGCCATCCCTTTTCCTGCTTCGTCACCTTTCGTCCGAGACGGATCGAGATGGCATTCTTGTCGTAGTCGAACTCGTGGGCGTAAAAGCGAAAAAACTGAAAAAGAAGCTCGCCAAGCGATGCCTTATTCTTGTCGCCGAATCCACGTAGCTTGTCTAGGTCGTCCGCAAACGCGCTCTCTTGCCCGCCTCTCTTAGGAAGTCGTTGGTGTTGTCGCTGGTGGAGCGAGGGTAGAACCGGAGGGTCGCGAAGTTGCAAAAACCCGATGATTAGGCAGATCCAGGTGTACGAACTGAGGGTGCCACCAAAGGCTGGTTCGGTCAGCAAATTCTGTCGTCAAGCATCAAGGCAGCACGTGGAAAACCATACCGGCGTCGTTCACGATCCTCTGTCGTGTCCAGTACTTGACAATCATGGCCAACGGCCGGACACGGGGGTCGATTTCCACATATGTTCGGACCATCCTTGTGTTCTCCAACGCCAAGGTGTTGTTCACGTTCATGTCGCAtgcgaggccgagctcgggATCCCAAATCTTGACGATGGGTACTTTCGCGGCGGATATACAGACGACTTTTTTCATGCCCTCTGTTCGAGTTTGAGTGATTAGCGAATGCTGGAAAAGCGAGAAGGGCACACGACGTACTTCGTGCCAGCAAGTCTGCAATCACGCAGACCCCTTCCAGCTCTTTCCACGGCGTTGTGATGCATATGTCGACTGTTTTAAAGCGTCAGCGTGGGGTCCCACAGAACGTCATCAGCCAGGCGAGAGGGTCACGAACCGTCCGAGTCGTCCGAGCACAGCAAGTTGCCAGAGGAGCCGAAGAGGTGAACGCGGATGTCGTTTCCGGGCCATTCCTCGTTGAAAATCCTCTCAAGCTTGACGACAAGCTTTTGGCGGTTCTCCTCCACCTTTTCGGTCGGCGTTAACCGGTCGTACAGTTCGCGCATGTCTGTGGTCAACTTCCGCTCCTCATCTTCCGACAGCTTGTTCTTGATCTTATCAGGGCTGGTTCGCTCCAGCTTGTCGCTTCCTATGCTATAGGGCATTCTCCTTTTCGAGTTCATCTGTGACGTCTCATACTGGCATCCGCCCATTAGTCGCGGAGGCAGAGGTCGCAAGGAGGGAAGGTTGCTGTTCGTCTCGGAGTAGGCAGAGCGGGGGGAGTGGTTGTTTGTTGCTGTGGGTGATGGCTCTCGCGACTCGAAAGAGAAGTTTCTAGCATGCTGCTGGGGAGTGGAAGGCATCGAGTTGGAGTGAGACTGTCCATTACCGGTCCGGGCTGCAGGGCGagcggggagggggtgtgaTAGCTCCGGTTGTTGGGAtgactgctgctgcatcttgGGCGGAGCGTCCTTGCCTGTTATGACAGCGCGATCGCCTTTGTCTTTGTTCTGCACAGCTCTATGCCCATGGCCTCCTTGGGTGCCCTTGATCGCGGAGCTGTCCTTGTTCGACACCTTGGAGGAGGATCGGGACCTAGGCGCCGCCTGGATCTGAGGGGTGGCCACCGTCGTCTGAGGAAGCGCTTGGGGTTGTTGCAagccgcctcctcgtccaggggAGACGAGATTTGTATAGTGCAGCAGCTGTGCCTGGTAGACGGATGCTTGCTGGGGGAAGAGAAGCGGCCAGAAGTCTAGCTGGGCCGGGGCGCGGGAGGGAGCGTCGAAGTAGGTGGCCGAAGCGGACGATGCTATCGTGGGTGTTTGGATCCAAGGAGAAGTTGGATATGTATGCTTCGATTCTGTTGTAGTCGCCCGACTTTCCATGGAGCGAGGCCTGGCTCAGCTTCCGTAACGAGGGCGGACGGGTATAAGCAGGCGCGCGTGCAGGCGCAgagcggcagcggtggcgaggggagagagagagacggtGTGTGTGAATGAGATTGAGAACAAGAATCTGGCAGAGACCGACCGGATCGTGGAAAGTGGAGTAGAGCTGGCTGGCTACTAGGACAGAATCCGAGGGTATCGAGGGAATAGAAACAATAAAACAAAAGAGTTGGTTGCGAGAACACGGTCGGTAGAGGTAGACACTGTTCGAGGTGGGTTGAATCTCTTTCGCTCTGGCTCCAAGTCTGTTGTGTGTATTGGCAGAAGCGCGTGTAGAGACGAGGGGGTTTTGGATGGAAGAGGGAGTCGGGAAATTTGGGAGGGGTGTGGTCGTTGAGCCGTTGAGCCGTGGCTGGCACAGGTAAAGTGCTGCTAGAGACGTACAAATGAATCAGAAATATTCATCTGGGTCCAGGCGCAGTCTGAATTGGTTGGTGCAGCAAGATAGTTGTGGCAGAGAGCACTCTCCTTCCTCGTTGCTGTCTGCGTCGTTGTGCTctggggaagagaagagagaatgtcgtcgacggcaggAGGCGAAAGAAAGGGTGTGGAGTTTAGATCGGGGACATTGACCCAGAAGCGACAGGAGCGAACGGGGGTGTCCTCGGGCGGTGGACCGTGAAATAACGATGGGGGGGCCACAGAGAgcaagtgtgtgtgtgtggtgtgtgtggtgtgtgtgtctgtctgagaggagagagcgaagagggagggagggagagagagagaatgtgGAAAGAGTCCAAGGGGGTAAAGTGCACCACACGTTTGCTGGCACAGGGTTACTTCGATAAGAGGAAATGTGATGCTGGGTAATAGGATCTTGTGTTCTGTCCAACGTCAACAAAGAGCAGAGTAAAACAAAATAAGCCAGATGAGCAAGAGTCTAGTTGGGCAGATGTTCCTTAGGAAAGTAAGAAAATTGAATGACGTCCCATCAgcacagagagagagagagagagagagaggaagagaggaagagggtgaGAGGGTGAGAATGAAGTTAAAGTGAAGGGGATCGTTTCGTTTGGGGGTgcaaggtaggtaggtaggtacctcgCTCAGTCCAGGGAAGGCGAGGGTGTGGAGGATGGAAATAAGTACCTTAAGGTAGTGTGGTTTTGGTGTGGTGCATGTACTCCTTTACGCGAAAGAAgagttcggcggcggcggcggcggcggtactGGGTTAGAGGCGGTACCTGAAGAGCAAAGCGGCCCAGGGCGGGAAAGcaaggcgaggcgaggccgtATCTTGAGGGGTAGGGTAAAGAAAGGTACAGCATCAGCCTGTAGGGAGTGGTATGGGTTGTTGGCCAGTCGTGTCGACGTGCCGGCGTACGGACAGGCGTCAGGGACTCGTTCGCCCAAAAAGCGGTAGCTACGGGTCGCACACGGTGAGAATTGGGTAGACCGGAATGACGGTAGCGCCTTTTGCTCGCTAACAATTATTGAAAAGTGAGCGAGAGCTCTGCGGGAGGAGAGAGATGTAGCGGCAATAGACCCGAGGGAGCGGAAGATGACAGACAGCGAGTCAAATCCCAGGCCCCGCAGGCTCAGCGAAAAAgtatctacctacctaggtaggtagagaGTGTTTTACCTAACAGATGAGATGGGCAATGTAAAAACAAAGTGCTCCGAAGAATCAAACACAGTGCGGTTGGGCGCGATGCAGTGCGTGTTTGGCGGCACTATCGTTGGCGGGAGGGATGACCTATCTGGTTGATTGCTTTCTGCTGCTCTGCTAGTCCCCTATGGTGCGGACTTGACGTACTTTAAAGAGAAAGGCAAAGCATCTCGAACATGGAATGAAGGCAGGCATGATGATTCTTTGTATCCGTACCCCCCGGCAAGATGTCCGCCCATAGTCGGAACCCCGATAGGAAAGGGAATAGGAGAAAGCTAGCAAGCACCGTCAGGAGCAGCAACGTTGGGCCAACTGACTGACTAGACAATGCCAGGCCATGCCGACCCAACAGCCATCTATCATATTAAAAACGGTCCCTGGATGCAAGCTGGACCTCAATCTCAGTAAGCCCGGGGAAGAGCCTTGGATTGAGGGGAGTAAGTAAGTGGCAGAGGTGTCATGTCATCTTCAGCAAAGCCGCAGTGAAGAAGCCAAGAAAGGGAATGCACCCGTTTACACCCTCacaccctccctcctcacCGGAGTGTAAGTAAGGCTTGTGTCTGTTGGTAAGGTACTTGAGGAAGGTGACATGATGCAGCAACGGGAGGCAGGGAAGGTAGTTGGTTTTTGGGTTCGGTCTCTGGTTCCCTCCTTCCCATTATTGCTTCTCATTCATGTCTGGCTACAACCCCccagtctctctctttctctcttttgcTCTGCCCTGGCTCGTGACAGGCACCTTGAGAGGCTCTCCGTGTCGACGcgtcttccctccccttcgcATCGATAGGCAATCTTGATAAATATGGGAATTGCATTACCGACCCGAGTAATGGGACATTGCTGATACTTACTTACACTGCATCCCTCTGCTGCGAACAAGTGGAAACTATAGATGCAGCTCTCTGATGTACCTCTTTATTGACACAGTACACAGTACATGCACGGAGCGCGCGGGCAGAGGCAGCAGTCAAAGTGGAGAATCCGACACGCACTGAAAGCAATTTGGGGTCAAAAGAGGGTAGGAAGAGAGGGTGCTACTTCTCAAAAAGCGTTCTAAACACATTACCTACTCATAGTATGATTTTAATGAAGACCGCCCAcactccatcgccgccctggccgggTCTGGCCGGTCGACAATCATTCCCGCAACGTCTTGTCACTGCTCGCCCGCGCGGCCCTTCGCCAAGTGTGCTGAGTGTGTCCTGCTCAGACCTCCAGGGCAGTGTCTGGGGGATCGGAAAGAATACGTACTCGCAGAGGCTGGACGTATTTTCGCAGCGGAAAAGGACACAAGAGAGCAGTGCACGCTACCTACATCGGGCAGCGTACAGGGGTTGGGGGAGAGGGCAGACAGacgccacatacccctcTGGCCACTGCTTGTCACTGGCCGTGAGTGCTCGGGCTTCAGCTGGGCCCAGCCGGTTCCTTTCCACGTCGGGATATGACGTCGGAGAGCCGGCGACATGTGGTTTGTCTTGGATCTGAAGTGAAGTCGTGTTTTGTTGTTGAAATGGATTGCCTTTGCCGATGTAATTATTTGTGGTCCTCCAAACCGAGGCATTTTGCTTCGGGGGAAGTTGAAAACAAAGCAGGCTTTATGCATGtgtttcttctctctctttctcttaTTTGCACTCCGGCTGTGGCTCGGCGGGCCTCGCCCACTGCAGTGGGGGAATTACTCTTACGTTGGACTGCTCAGCGTTGCGACGATGGACTTATCGCTCGCCACAGTAGGACTACCTATGCGTTGGTTCCTTAATAAGCATAAGACGCCCGCTTACAGGCAATTGAGCCAAGGTCCCAGTGTGAGGCATTTGTCATGGGCATTTAAGACATGGAACGGGTCCTGCCCTTTGTGTCCAGCGTTGTCGCTTCCCCCCTGCCTTCCCTGCCTatggaaggaggaaggaagaaCTGGGACCGGAGCATGTGTTCAAGTAAGGTCCTTACCATGTACTCCAGACCTGCCTCGCCTGTCTTTCGCACATGCAACTGCACCTGCCTGCGCCTGCACCTACCACCCCATGCTATGCACGTACCGTGgccgcgaccgcgaccgcgaccgTGGTCacggccatggccacggcttGCCTCAACGGCGCGAGAGGGACTTTGCTGGGCTGGAACGCGATGAAGAATGACGACAAACTGGTCAACACGGAGCATCCGCCTTCCTGTCGCCGACTCACTTCTAATTCCTGCGCCGTTGGCCTCCTTTTTTCGTCTTGTCGCGACTTGGCCCATGGTCTGTCGTCTGTCACCTTGTCTCCCTCCTGTTTTATTTCCATACGGATATTTCCATTTCCCACGGCTCCCGCATCCCCTGCCACGGTCATCTATTTCCACCATCTTAAAATTATCAGGGTCCCGATACTATGGCCACCTGAATGTCTTTCCAGAAACCCAGCAGGAGGTGGAGACTGGCCATACAACATCCCGGCCAGAAACGACACACAATGTCTACCGAGACCGCGTACGGATACCTCGTGGGCTCGAGAGGCCCTGTCCGGCAAGGCACTGCGACGAGCCCCCAATGGCTGTGGCCCAAAACTCCTATAACTCAAGCCAACAATGGACCAGAAAGTGCCCAAAGCCTAGTCACATTCTCGCGTTACCACTCTCCGCAATCGCCCCGTCTTTCTCGACCGCtttctcgtcgtctccgaTTCAACTCCTCCTCGGGCACATGGACGGTGGACGCTCGCCCACCCTGGTCGCCCCCTTCTCCGTGCGTCGAGCCATGGCTTGCCATCGCTATAATAAGCCACACGACTCAATATGAGTGAGGCTCATCCTTTCCCGATACCCGTTCACCGGTCCAGTCATACGCCGAAGCCCCCGAAGGACCATGCCTTAAGCTCATCATCCCACCCTGCTTCTCCAACATTTCCCGTTCCCATGTCCGTGTGTGGGGTTGGCCAGCCCAAAGCCGTCTTGCtgtgccgacgccgccgtcgcagtACtgccaacaccaccaccaccaccaccaccaccagcaacaaCGATGAATGGTCGTAGCGGCGGcacagcatcagcagcaagCGCTCAGGTGCTGACAGTCTGAGATGCCcagtcgaggaggaggaggaacaTCCTTTCTCACTCATTGTCCAGTGAGTGGCCAGGGCTCGGAACTACAACCATTTTTCCCCATGCAGCCGAGCCGTCAATCACCCTATTCGCTCGTCTCTACAAATACTTGCCCCTCACCTCTTCAGGGGTCTGGCACAGTGGCTTAAGCGCCTCGGGGAGGTCGTCACATTGCTCCGTCGCGGCGTCTGGCAAAAACTGCCACTTCCTTAGAATAGATTGCCAATCTACGGACCACGGGTCGGAACTGCGAGATGTGCCACATTACATGCGCCCAGCTGCCCAGACAGCTCGACAGTACTGCTCCTTTTGGCCTGGGCCGCCCAAACCGAGACAACTCTACTCGGAACTGTCGTAGAAAGCcgagcaccagcaccacTTGCCAATCACAACGCTTGGTAGCAGCCAAAAAGCAACAGGGTAGGAAAAAAGGATACTGCTGACCGCCAAGGCGTATCACTGTGCCTATAGATCTAACCTGTCTTCGACACATTGACCAAGATTCCTTGACTTATGAGCTCCCAGAGTCTGCTCTGAACGACCCTTTCTTTAGCCTTTCGGTTGGCTGACAAGCCATTCTCATATGACCGCAGCCATGTGGTACGGTGTACCGGGCTAGAGTAGGGCTGATGAAGTGCAATCCTCCGCGAACAGACAAGCAAAAAAAGGCAAGATGTCTAGAAAGGCAGTCGAGAAGCTCCCAAGGCTTGGCAGCTGGTTTGCTTTCCTCATCCCGTTCTCCAACCTGAACTCAGACATCCACCCCATTCATCGCACAACAGATATTCTCGCCCGATCTTTTGTTCGGATATCGGGTCACACCTCTTACGTACAAGAGGGCACAGCCCGTGGCAGCTTACTTTTACGTCCAACTAACACACAACATCGCCAACCAAGGCGGCCATCAGAGTTTGTATGCCACCGCCACTGCTGACGAGACACGACCGAGTGGTTGTCTTACCGCAACTGTAACCGCAACCAGTCGAATAAGGCTCTTCAGGCGAGACAGTCGGTCTCTCGAGGCTGTCAGCAGGACCGACGTTTCGGCGAGCAGAGTAATGATTCTTCTGATTATACCAGTAGTTTTCCGTTCGAGAccgcgatgatgatgccggaTTGTTGCTAGACGGTGATGTTTGCCTTTAAAGAGAAGGTCGGTCCCCCCAAGGTATTAACAGAGCAGAGCGAACCAGATGTGGCTCTACTGGAGTCTCGCAGGCGCACTCCAAGGATAGGTTGTGTGAAATCGATGTTGCTGGTCCTAGATGCTATCGCCGACGTCATGGCACTATCCTGGACGGCCACCACTGGTCGCATCGGTTCGGTTTCTCCAACACTTCACTAGGATCGCGAAAGGAGGCCGAACAAGGTAGACAAGGGTCCATCATTGATGGCACATGGCCATGTCATTCAATTTGAACGTATGTTAGATATACCCTTCTGAAGCGCAACCAACGATGAAAGATCTGTGTGATGGGTGGATAGGTTAGTTGCGCTTACGGCAACTGGTCTCAGAATGCAATGCAACCCTCTCCATCAGATTGCTCACACCGCGGGGCGCGGGAGGCGCCCAAGTCCAGACAGCGAGCCATTGAGTGGATCTGATCTGATCCTTTATCTGCTTCACCCTGGCGCAGCGCACTCAGGCAAGTGTGTGCAACTTGTTCCGTGTTCCCCCTTATTCGGAATGGTACTGAATGGGAGATCGTGGTTTGTCATCTCAGCTCCGATTTGCGTTTTCCGTTTGTTTCTCCAAGGAGCACTAACCAAGAACCATGTTTATCGATATCCTTCAGCTCTTTCTTGAGGCAAATATTCGGACAGCAGGAACGGCCACGTTATTTGATGGAGGGGGCGTGGCTGACGTGAGTTGACGGGGCGAGAGCTGCTGTATCTGGGCCATTTTACACGAGTCGATCGCCACTCACCAAACACACTCAACCAGCAGTCCAGGCATCAGCCACCAGTACCGCCATGCCGCTCGTCATTGGGTTCGTCAATTGAGACAAATGGCTTTCTCGCCAACGAACTGTACGACATTCGTCCGCAATCGGATGTACGGCGGAAGATGATCCGTGAACGCTTCCCGCTCTCCACATTCccgccgtccgcctcccTCAATTCTAGGGCGCTCGAATCGGCGGCCGTTCCACCAATCTGCTGCTTGGACCGAGGCAGGCAGAGCGAAGTCTCTCCTTTTTGGTTGGGGGCCCAGGTCCAACAACGCTCCGATTCATCCCAAACAAATCACACTCCCGAATCTTGGCACATTGTTCCCGGCATCAGCTCGCCGGCGGTCGACCGCCGAGCCATCTGCTCGAAATGAAGCAAACACCGGGCATGCCACGACGGAGCTGAGGAGCGTCGCTACTTTGGTCGCGGCAAATGCACGACATGCTCCGACCCGGTCCCATGCATGTTCCTTGTCGTACAAGTGGACCGTTACGACTGGACGATGCAATGTTTCAATCCGCGGCTTCTGTTTCTGAATCAAACCCCCTGGActtggccaaggccaacACATCTATCAAGTGAGAGCTCTATGACAACTTCGATGGCGCAGGGGATTGAAGGTGTTCATTCAGTGGGCAGCCTTCACCTGGGTTCCGCAATGATCACCATCGCACAGTCTGCTCGCTTGCGACACCTTTGACCTGAGAGGCGGCCAAGCGCGATGGGAAGTCCGAACGACGTGTTTTCTTTATGCTTTTAGAGTTGACTGAGGTATGGAGAGGATCAAGTGAGTCGTGCCTCGATAGACAATTGGGCTTTTAGGCGGAGAATGGTCATCCGAAGAATGCAAGACGGCGTTCCGGACAATAATGCTTGAATCCCGTGGTTCGAACCTCGAATGATACAGGCCTCAGAGGACAGGGCATGTCAAAATTGTTCTCTTGTCTCCTTTCCCCATCATTGTTGACAGACATGTGTCTCGTTCTCTACTAAGCCGCTGTACAAGCCAGAGGTGCTGAGCATACCTTGCATCGGCATCCgggaaaaagggaagaaggcaACCTGCAACGCAACGAGAACACCAGGCTGACGGCCGGCCGCTCAAACCTCCGCATGACATGTCACCCAATCAGGGACGGTCGGTCCACTTGAGTTCAGGGACAAGCAAGGAGGCAGGCGATTGAAAGTCGTGTCTATTGACGTCCAGTCTCGCGAAATCGACTCTCCTGGGGTTCGGACAGGAACTCAGTGCACTCGCTAGGAAAACATGCGACGTCCCCTGTGTCAAAGTTTCCGGAGCTCGCCAGAGCTTCTCCCCGTTCCCCCTCACGGTTCACCACCCCCTAGAGTTcccaggatgccgccgctgtGAGCATGCCGGCCACGTATTCGTTTCCTTCTGTTACTACTATaccccctttctctttctgtcGCTGCCGCCTGCTGTACAGTTTATATCAAATTTGTATTGCATTGAGCACGCCGCTCAAGACCACTCTATCCTTGCCCGCTCCTTGCTTCTTGCTGTGAATTGTTCTATTCCGCTCGAGACGCCTCTGGTCTTGGGAACGGACTAAATACTGCCTGTCGCATTATCGGACATCGCACTCACTTGCCTCTTTGCGACTGCGGATcaccgccatcgtcgtcatgCTGTCAAGCCTGACAACCAAGATCGCACTGAAGAAGGTCGGGCTGAGTAGCAAGAGCTTCGACTTCAGCGGCGGGGGCTCGTCGGACACGAGGAAAAAGAGCAGCGGTTCGAGCAACGACGATTCCGCAGATGAGAACCCGaatggcggcggctggcCGGCGTGGATGTCGATGAAGGCCCTGCCCATCACCGTAGCGCCGTGGTtctctccgccgccgcctccggtGCCCGTGGCCGAGGTCCCGAAGATCGGCGATCTGGCCCCGCTGGACCGTGATAGGAAGCTCGAGTTCGGACGCGGCCGGcccgttctcgtcgtcttcctccgcTGCGTCGGCTGTGCTTGTACGTTTTCAGTCCTATCATATCTACTaccccgcccccccccccccccccccccccccccaacctcCAAGTGCATCGCTAGACCACGCCTCGCAACTTGCACGACTAACGGAATCCTTCCAAACAACAGTCGCTCAGAAGACCTTCCTCGCACTACGAGCCTTGGCGAACAAGCACGCCGGCACGCTCACTTGCGTGGCTGTGTCGCActcgtcgtccgccgccaCGCAGAAGTGGATCGACATGTTGGGCGGCGCGTGGAACGTCcaggtcgtcatcgacgaggaccgcGCCGTCTACGCCGCCTggggcctgggcctgggctCCGTGTGGTACGTCTTCAACCCGACGAGCCAAGTGCAGGGGTGGAAGGAAAAGGGGTGGCTCGGGGAGAAGGTTGCGGGGGCGATCCAGCGGACCGGGACGGGGGTCGGCGAAGggggttcgtcgtcgagtcCTGCGCCCGTTCAGAGGCGAGGGACCGGGACCGGTGGTCAGAAGGGCGGCGCGTCACCGGCGGGTGGCGCTGCGGTAGGAGACGAGATCGAGGGGCCTAGTACGGTCATGGGGAATAAATGGCAGACAGCGGGTGCGTTCGCCGTTGACGGGAGGGGAACGATCGTTTGGGGCGGGAAGGCGTTGAGGGCTGATGATCTGATGGACTTGGAAACTGGGGCCAAGATCCTGGGCATGTAGACTCTCGACTGGCGTCTAAGTGAGAGGAGGGGCCACACTGGGGCATAACCGTACATGGCGGGGAGTAGTCTGGATGggctggcgtcggcgatgttTGGGTTGGTTGGCAGCGGGTCTGATGAATGGCATATCTAGAATGAAACCTCGGGCCAGGCGTGACCGGCATATTGGCCTCCAAGGGTTGAGTCTTGGGCGTTGTTCCTGCTGAATATGTCACTGCGAGGGGACGGCAGATGAGCCACCCGCGGTCGAATTGTAAAGGCCCTGACGAGCTGCCAACATCGACGGCCCTGAGAGCCATCTTTCCGATTGTGGCCATGTGCCGAGCTCCAGGTACTTacttgtctttctctctcgcccgCCCGAAGTGAGGTTGACGAAGGTGTGAGTGGAACAAAGGAAGTAAATGCCCGCGTCGTGCGTTTCTAGTCGACACCAACGTGTGAGGGGGACGCGTCGAGATGCACTGGCTTGGCGGTGCCGGGCGGGGCAGTTGTTGGGTCTGTTCACCGGTCGGCGGCCAGCCGTTGGTACCGCACCGTTGGAACCGCACCGTTGGAAACGCACCGTTGGAGCGGCCTGCTGACCCGGGGACCCAACCaaccatccatcatccatcttGCATTCTCCGGCGCGGCCCGGTTCCACTTGTCCGGGTGCCACGCGCCCTCCTACTTGTAGGGAATCCTTCTGCGCATGTCCACGAAAGGAACAAGGCAATACGGAGCCAGGAGTTGGACGGCCGGTGgcttttttcctttttgtttttcctccttccttcttcatttttcctttttctcctACCCCCTGTTTTCGACTTTGGGCCCCCTGTTGAGATGttggaaccccccccccccccccccggggtATGGCGTCTCCATGATACCAAGTGATACCGTCAGGGTCGGGGACTGGGGTTACTACCTGACGTTGCTCATCTCGACTAGACCTAACGGCCGATTTTCGAGGTCTGGAGGGTGAGCCAGGGACATGTTGAAATCTAACAAAGCAGGGAAGGCAACCAGGGCGACGAGCGAGAAATGTGACTGGGTGACATGCTTGCCCACCCTACGCAAGTCAAGACGTACCTCACAGAAGACGCTGCAAACGCGATATGTTGGATCGCTGCATCATCGAAACACCAACGGATCCAGAGGTGTGTAGACTTGGATTTCGCCGCGGcggaagggaggggggagacgGCTCTTCTGAACTAACACAAAAGAGGTCCGCCTGTTTTTGTTTGGATTTGAACGTCGGAATTGaccaacaccagcagccCATCGACACAGTATCCCAAAGCAAACCGCATCATTACGGCCCCCAAACCGGCGAGAAAACCACCAAAACGGGCGGGTAGGGGGCGTGGTTttgggggaagagaggggatttggagggggaggggtgtgaGGGGTGGCCGAACGACTAGGAGGGGGGAGACCGCGGAACCTCCCGCTCTGCAAG
This window contains:
- a CDS encoding Putative PAP/25A-associated, polymerase, nucleotidyl transferase domain-containing protein, whose amino-acid sequence is MESRATTTESKHTYPTSPWIQTPTIASSASATYFDAPSRAPAQLDFWPLLFPQQASVYQAQLLHYTNLVSPGRGGGLQQPQALPQTTVATPQIQAAPRSRSSSKVSNKDSSAIKGTQGGHGHRAVQNKDKGDRAVITGKDAPPKMQQQSSQQPELSHPLPARPAARTGNGQSHSNSMPSTPQQHARNFSFESREPSPTATNNHSPRSAYSETNSNLPSLRPLPPRLMGGCQYETSQMNSKRRMPYSIGSDKLERTSPDKIKNKLSEDEERKLTTDMRELYDRLTPTEKVEENRQKLVVKLERIFNEEWPGNDIRVHLFGSSGNLLCSDDSDVDICITTPWKELEGVCVIADLLARKGMKKVVCISAAKVPIVKIWDPELGLACDMNVNNTLALENTRMVRTYVEIDPRVRPLAMIVKYWTRQRIVNDAAFGGTLSSYTWICLIIGFLQLRDPPVLPSLHQRQHQRLPKRGGQESAFADDLDKLRGFGDKNKASLGELLFQFFRFYAHEFDYDKNAISIRLGRKVTKQEKGWHIGINNHLCVEEPFNTIRNLGNTADEYSFRGLHLELRRAFNLISEGKLDECCEKYVYPKEETPTFQRPPTQARPVMIRSSSQQHSGRGGRGNYRGRHSNNFHRNTNSNRRASSSVAYDTNTMYMPSVAMTPQELAWYAQQAQSHQQYPALVGAAMAAQLQQENNIRFQLYTQSQVYQQVQAQMAAQMHAAQRMQGPSSTSQQGSERPRTNSFDNPPLSAPIAGPQDWYSVYGVPMAAYYGQAGFAYPSSPATAAANSPEYRRGLQRSSATPESGASTSGSSLRSQSQPASRSATGQQVQGYPGNSTPTNGSANTARQVNGAPIPSFIPDDADFDESTQRPVSNSPASDEGAYLGYYVSDASSPARSQGTPNAIAFGDTTQPAQGRRRLSTEVPQTILDRRMRRTSRSPSPLGHTRAYSTGGNAAVPAQVGASSSPNGHRVASRPLIVNGTGSSLRTSSTPSQRHDPAGTVADSNTTEELSLLSPDKPLQIQGLGISGYTADQGDDLPEPVQTPVIVNGTTPLSSAPNTTAAALPTTASSRPVDDPSFRDRIALMSMNQYAWASQAQAQPEVVNGTQMSLRQRAMSRQQSGVIAPLDLATRDNRINGHQLSIDAQHLSPINETRSPSPTVVRKGEYPLRADQSSFVPQNSLPKVQGEPPVPAHTKGSAASHSKQAQSSAQSPKRLSTSTQRSVQVATQSQAQTSSQAPTQSPKVNGIRENGHTRGVKSESHGPEGTWQKATKSRRKGADAKNQQGGGFVPSEQPPKHEADRKGG
- a CDS encoding Putative Thioredoxin-like superfamily, whose product is MLSSLTTKIALKKVGLSSKSFDFSGGGSSDTRKKSSGSSNDDSADENPNGGGWPAWMSMKALPITVAPWFSPPPPPVPVAEVPKIGDLAPLDRDRKLEFGRGRPVLVVFLRCVGCAFAQKTFLALRALANKHAGTLTCVAVSHSSSAATQKWIDMLGGAWNVQVVIDEDRAVYAAWGLGLGSVWYVFNPTSQVQGWKEKGWLGEKVAGAIQRTGTGVGEGGSSSSPAPVQRRGTGTGGQKGGASPAGGAAVGDEIEGPSTVMGNKWQTAGAFAVDGRGTIVWGGKALRADDLMDLETGAKILGM